GAGTACCGTCGAATCGGTCTGCGCATAGCGGCGTGCAAGCGCGCGGACTTGTGTCATCGCCGCCGAGTCGCCGATCAGATCGTCGAGTCGGTAGCGCGCGACGAGATGCCGCGGACGATGGCGGGAACGCAGCGAACGATCCACACGGGCGAACGACTGCGAGTCCTGACACGTGACGAGCGCGCCCGTGAGCGTGCCCTGATCCAGCAGGGGAATGCGGTTGATGACCCACGTCTTGCCCGCCATCGAGACGATCGCTTCGAGCTCGGCGCTCGCGCTCTCCAGCGTGCGGGCGATGTCGAGTGCTGGCGCAATGGCGTCGAGCGTTCGGCCAACGGCGTCCGCTGCCGTGACGCCGAGAATCCCGGCCATCGACGCGTTGATCGCCTCGATGCGTCCGTTCAGATCGACGGCGGCCACGCCTTCGTGCAGATGCCGCAACACCGTGTCGAGACGCTCGCGCCGTTGCGCTTCGATGCGCCCGAGACGCGCGACTTCCAGCGCCGTGTCGAACGCTGCTCGCACCGAATCCTGCGAGTAGAGAAAGATGCCCGTGAGGCCGGCGCGCTCGGTCAGTTGCGTGACGAGACCCGGCCCGACAATGACCTCCATGCCGTCGTCGCGCAACCGGTGCACGAGGTCCTCGGCGTTTTGCGCATCGACATAGGTGTGCTGCGCGATGTCGAGATGAAAGGCGCTCTTGAAGCGCTCGAATTCTGCCGCAGGGCGTGCGTAGGACACGAGCGCGATGCGTGAGTCGGGGGACGATGCGGGCAGGGCGCGTCGCGCCCGAGCCAGCGCGTGCATGACATCGGAGCCGGTGACTTTGACCAGCACCACAGGCAACGCAAGCCGTTCGCGCAGAAAGTCGCCGTTCGATCCGGCTGCGACGATGCCGTCGACGCTCCCGGCGGGCAAGCGCTCCAGCGCTTCGATCACGGCTTCGTATCCCTTGTCGACGATGTGGACGTCGGCCTGCGCAGCGTAGTCCGGCACGATATCGCGATACAGCTCGCCGAGCTTGCTGATGCCGACGGCCCAGATCACCGGCTTTCGCATCGCGGGCACCGTGGGCGCTCGCGCCACGCCTGCGACGGTCGCGGGCAGGCGGGATGGCATCTCGGTGGGTATCGAATTCGGCATGGCGCTTAGCAGCAGGGGGATTTGAGTCGAATCGTAGCATGTTGCGACGATTTGTTTCATTTTGCGTTTCAAATTGAAACGTTTTGCGACCGCCGCAACCGCCCCCATCTGACATTTACCTTGACGTAAACGTCACGCAAGCGAAGAATTTCCGTCGATAAATGAATGCGTTAGCGCGGCGAAGGGATTCGCGATGCGCGAGCGCACGACCTGCTGGCACGGCCATTGCTATCCAGAAGCCTGCTACTCAACCCATGCGATCCGGTGGCATTCCGTTCATCCGGCGCGCAAGACACGACCGAGGGATTCAAGTGACGCAAACCATTCGTTCGGCCGGCGCCGCCTTTCGCGAGGCCGTCAAGACCGAGCAACCGTTGCAGGTTGTCGGTGCCATCAATGCCAACCACGCCTTGCTTGCCAAGGCGGCCGGGTTCAAGGCGATCTATCTTTCAGGCGGCGGTGTCGCTGCCGGTTCGCTCGGGTTGCCCGATCTGGGCATCTCGACGCTCGACGACGTGCTCACCGACGTGCGCCGTATCACCGACGTGTGCGACCTGCCGCTGCTGGTGGACGTCGACACGGGCTTCGGTCCGTCGGCCTTCAACATCGCGCGCACCGTGCAGTCGCTGATCAAATTCGGCGCGGGTGCGATGCATATCGAAGATCAGGTGGGTGCGAAGCGCTGTGGTCATCGTCCCGGCAAGGCCATCGTGACGCAGCAGGAGATGGTCGACCGCATCAAGGCGGCCGTCGACGCGCGCACCGACGAGAATTTCGTCATCATGGCGCGCACCGATGCGCTGGCCGTCGAAGGCCTCCAGGCGGCCATCGACCGCGCGTGCGCGTGCGTTGAAGCGGGTGCCGACATGATCTTCCCCGAAGCGATGACGGAACTGCCGATGTACCGCCAGTTCTCGGACGCCGTGAAGGTGCCCGTGCTCGCGAACATCACCGAGTTCGGCTCGACGCCGCTGTTCACCGTGGAAGAACTCAAGAGCGCGCAGGTCGGCCTGGTGCTGTATCCGCTCTCGGCGTTCCGCGCGATGAACAAGGCGGCGGAAAACGTCTATCACACGATTCGTCGCGACGGCACGCAAAAGGCCGTGCTCGACACGATGCAAACGCGTGCCGAGCTCTATGAGAGCATCGGCTACCACGCATACGAACAGAAGCTCGACGCCCTGTTCGCCCAACAGAAATAACGAACCCCTGATCCTGGAGGAAAGAGCATGAGCGAGACGACTGCCACTGGCTTCAAGCCGAAGAAATCCGTCGCCCTGTCGGGTGTGACCGCAGGCAACACGGCACTGTGTACCGTGGGGCGTTCGGGCAACGATCTGCACTATCGCGGCTACGACATTCTGGATCTGGCCCAGACCTCGGAATTCGAAGAAATTGCGTATCTGCTGGTCTACGGCAAGCTGCCGAACGTGGCAGAGCTGCGCGGCTACAAGGCCAAGCTCAAGGCGCTGCGCGGCCTGCCCGCCGCCGTGAAGGACGCTCTCGAAGCCGTGCCCGCCGCGGCTCACCCGATGGACGTGATGCGCACCGGCGTGTCGGTGCTCGGTACCGTGCTGCCGGAGAAGGACGATCACAACATTCCGGGCGCACGCGACATCGCCGACCGTCTCATGGCCAGCCTCGGCTCGATGCTGCTGTACTGGTATCACTACAGCCAGAATGGCGTGCGTATCGACGTGGAAACGGACGACGACAGCATCGGCGGTCACTTCCTGCATCTGCTGCACGGCGAGAAGCCGTCGGACCAGTGGGTGCGCGCGATGCATACGTCGCTGATCCTGTACGCGGAGCACGAGTTCAACGCCTCGACGTTCACCGCGCGCGTGATTGCGGGCACGGGATCGGACATGCACTCGGCGATTACCGGCGCAATCGGTGCGCTGCGTGGTCCGAAGCACGGTGGCGCGAACGAAGTCGCGTTCGAGGTGCAGAAGCGCTACAACTCGCCGGACGAAGCTGAAGCCGACATCCGTCAGCGTGTCGAGAACAAGGAAGTGATCATCGGCTTCGGCCACCCGGTCTACACCGTGAGCGATCCGCGCAACAAGGTCATCAAGGAAGTCGCGCACGAGTTGTCGAAAGAACAGCAAAACACGGCGATGTACGACATCGCCGAGCGTCTGGAATCGGTGATGTGGGACGTCAAGAAGATGTTCCCGAACCTCGACTGGTTCAGCGCCGTGAGCTATCACATGATGGGTGTGCCGACCGCGATGTTCACGCCGTTGTTCGTGATCGCACGTACGTCGGGCTGGAGTGCGCACATCATCGAGCAGCGCATCGACAACAAGATCATTCGCCCGAGCGCTAATTACACCGGTCCGGAAGATCAGCAGTTCGTGCCGATCGACAAGCGTTAAGTCTGTCTAACGCCTCGGCGACGGCGGGGGGCGGCAGCGGCGGGATTCCTGCTGCCGTGCCGTGTCCATGCCGGGGCGTCGTTGTTCCGTCATTCGCATCGCGCATCGCACACACCGTGCGCTAACTAGTCACCGGCCGGGCCGACACCTTCCTCACATGATGAACACCGAATACCGTAAATCCCTGCCCGGGACGTCGCTCGATTACTTCGACGCCCGTGCTGCCGTCGAGGCCATTGCCCCGGGCGCGTACGACACGCTGCCGTACACCTCGCGCGTGCTGGCCGAGAACCTCGTGCGCCGCTGCGATCCGGGCGCGCTGACCGACTCGCTCAAGCAACTGATCGAGCGACGCCGCGACCTCGATTTCCCGTGGTTCCCCGCACGCGTGGTGTGCCACGACATCCTCGGTCAGACGGCGCTCGTCGACCTCGCCGGTCTGCGCGATGCAATTGCGGCGCAAGGCGGCGACCCGGCGCTGGTCAACCCGGTAGTGCCGACCCAACTAGTGGTCGATCACTCGCTGGCCGTCGAATGCGGCGGCTTCGATCCCGATGCGTTCGCGAAGAACCGCGCGATCGAAGATCGTCGTAACGAAGACCGCTTCGACTTCATCAACTGGACGAAGAAGGCGTTTCGCAACGTCGACGTGATTCCGCCGGGCAACGGCATCCTTCACCAGATCAATCTGGAACGCATGAGCCCGGTGATTCAGGTGGCGGACGGTGTGGCCTATCCCGATACGCTCGTGGGGACCGATTCGCATACGCCGATGGTCGATGCGCTGGGCGTGATCGCCATTGGCGTGGGCGGGCTGGAAGCGGAAAGCGTGATGCTCGGGCGCGCGTCGTGGATGCGGTTGCCGGACATCGTCGGTGTGGAACTGACGGGCAAGCCGCAACCGGGCATTACCGCGACCGACATCGTGCTCGCGCTGACCGAATTCCTGCGTAAGGAAAAGGTGGTGTCCGCTTATCTGGAGTTTTACGGAGAAGGTGCGGCGAACCTTACGCTGGGCGACCGCGCGACCATCTCGAACATGGCACCGGAGTTCGGTGCAACGGCGGCGATGTTCTACATCGACGCGCAAACCATCAAGTACCTGAAGCTCACCGGCCGCGACGACGCGCTCGTCGCGCTGGTCGAGACCTATGCAAAGCACACCGGTCTGTGGGCCGACACGTTGACCGGGGCGGAGTACGAGCGCGTGCTGACGTTCGATCTGTCGAGCGTGGTGCGCAACATCGCCGGTCCGTCCAACCCGCACAAGCGTGTGCCGACGAGCGAGCTGGCCGCACGCGGGATCAGCGGCACGGTGGAGAACGCGCCGGGGCTGATGCCCGACGGCGCGGTCATCATCGCGGCCATCACGAGTTGCACGAACACCAACAACCCGCGCAACATGATCGCGGCGGGTCTGTTCGCGCGAAACGCCAACCGTGCGGGTCTCGTGCGCAAACCGTGGGTCAAGAGTTCGCTTGCGCCTGGCTCGAAGGCCGTCACGCTGTATCTGGAGGCGGCCGGTCTGCTGCCGGAATTGGAGGCGCTCGGCTTCGGTGTGGTCGCTTACGCGTGCACCTCGTGCAACGGCATGTCGGGTGCGCTCGATCCGGTGATCCAGAAGGAAGTCGTCGAGCGTGACCTGTACGCGACGGCTGTTCTCTCGGGCAACCGCAACTTCGATGGCCGCATCCACCCGTATGCGAAGCAGGCGTTTCTCGCCTCGCCTCCGTTGGTGGTGGCATATGCCATTGCGGGGACCATCCGCTTCGATATCGAGAAGGATGTGCTCGGTGTCGACGCCGATGGCAAGCCCATCAGACTCGCCGACCTGTGGCCGAGCGACGAAGAGATCGACGCTATCATCGCGAGCAGCGTCAAGCCGGAACAGTTCCGTCGTGTGTACGAGCCGATGTTTGCCGCTTCGGTGGACCACGGCGAGCGGGCCGAGCCGCTGTATGACTGGCGCGAGATGAGCACGTACATCCGACGTCCTCCTTACTGGGAGGGCGCGCTCGCCGGTGAGCGTACGCTGCGCGGCATGCGTGCGCTGGCCGTGCTGGGCGACAACATCACGACGGATCACCTCTCGCCGTCGAACGCCATCATGGCCGACAGCGCAGCGGGTGAATACCTCGCGAAGATGGGCCTGCCGGAAGAGGACTTCAACTCCTACGCCACGCACCGCGGCGATCACCTCACGGCGCAGCGTGCCACGTTCGCCAACCCGACGCTCAAGAACGAGATGGTCGTGGTCGACGGACAGGTCAAGGCGGGCTCGCTCGCGCGCATCGAGCCGGAAGGCAAGGTCACGCGCATGTGGGAGGCCATCGAGACGTACATGGCGCGCAAGCAGCCGCTCATCGTGATCGCCGGGGCCGACTACGGTCAGGGGTCGTCGCGCGACTGGGCGGCGAAGGGCGTGCGTCTGGCGGGCACCGAAGCCATCGTCGCCGAGGGCTTCGAGCGCATTCACCGCACCAATCTCGTCGGTATGGGCGTGTTGCCGCTGGAGTTCAAGCCGGGCACGAACCGCAAGACGCTGGGCATTGACGGCAGCGAGACGTTTGACGTGATCGGCGAGCGCACGCCGCGCGCCGACCTGACGCTGGTCATCCACCGCAAGAACGGTGAGCGCATCGACGTGCCGGTGACGTGCCGTCTCGACACCGCCGAAGAAGTCTCGATCTACGAGGCGGGCGGGGTGCTCCAGCGCTTCGCACAGGACTTTCTGGAATCGTCGCAGGCAGCCGCCTGAGGAGAGATGTGATGGCGCATCAGCCACAAATTCGCATTCCGGCCACGTACATGCGTGGCGGCACGAGCAAGGGCGTGTTCTTCCGCTTGCAGGACCTGCCTGGCGCCGCGCAGACACCCGGTGCGGCCCGCGACGCGTTGCTCATGCGCGTGATCGGCAGCCCGGACCCGTACGGCAAGCAGATCGACGGCATGGGCGGCGCGACGTCGAGCACCAGCAAGACGGTCATCATCGCAAAGAGCGAGCGGCCGGGGCACGATGTGGATTACCTGTTCGGGCAAGTCTCCATCGACCAGAAGTTCGTCGACTGGAGCGGCAACTGCGGCAATCTGTCGGCGGCCGTCGGCCCGTTCGCGATCAGCGGCGGACTGGTGGACCCGGCGCGCGTGCCGCGCGATGGCGTGGCCATCGTTCGCATCTGGCAGGCCAACATCGGCAAGACAATCGTCGCCCATGTGCCGATGACGGACGGTGCGGTGCAGGAGACGGGCGACTTCGAACTCGACGGCGTGACCTTCCCGGCCGCCGAAGTGCAGCTCGAATTTCTCGATCCGGCCGCCGAAGAAGAGGGTGATGGGGGCGGCGGCGCCATGTTCCCGACCGGCAATCTCGTCGACGATCTCGAAGTGCCCGGCGTGGGCACGTTCAAGGCGACGATGATCAATGCGGGCATCCCGACCATCTTCCTCAACGCCGAGGAGATCGGTTACAAGGGCACCGAGTTGCAGGACGCCATCAACAGCGATCCGAAGGCGCTCGCCATGTTCGAGACGATTCGCGCACACGGCGCGATTCGCATGGGACTGATCAAGGACGTGTCGGAAGCGGCGACGCGTCAGCACACACCGAAGGTCGCGTTCGTGGCGAAACCGGCGGGCTACACGGCGTCGAGCGGCAAGGCCGTGAATGCCGGAGATGTCGATCTGCTCGTGCGCGCGATGTCGATGGGCAAGCTGCATCACGCGATGATGGGTACGGCGGCCGTGTGTATCGGTGCGGCGGCCTCGATTCCGGGCACGCTCGTGAATCTGGCGGCGGGCGGTGGAGAACGCAATGCGGTACGCTTCGGTCATCCGTCCGGCACATTGCGCGTCGGAGCAGAAGCCAATCAGGAAGGCGGCGAATGGACGGTCACGAAGGCCATCATGAGCCGCAGCGCGCGCGTGCTGATGGAAGGCTGGGTGCGCATTCCGGGAGATGCCTTCTGACCGGACGCGGGTCCGGTACCGAATCGTCTCACCTCACAGGAGGTCGTCAATGTCCGCAAGTGCTTCGAACGCTGCGAATGTGCGTCCCTCGCCCGACAAAGTCCTGACGGACATTGCCGACTACGTCCTGACCTACGAGATCCGCAGCGATCTCGCCTTCGACACCGCACGCAACTGTCTGCTCGACACGCTTGGGTGCGGGCTCGAAGCGCTCTCCTATCCCGCGTGCACCAAACTGCTCGGTCCCATCGTGCCGGGCACGGTCGTGCCCAACGGCGCGAAGGTGCCCGGCACGCCATATCAACTCGATCCGGTACAGGCCGCCTTCAGTTTGGGGGCCATGATTCGCTGGCTCGACTTCAATGACACGTGGCTGGCGGCCGAGTGGGGACATCCGTCGGATAACCTCGGCGGCATTCTGATGACGGCCGACTGGCTCTCGCGCACGGCGCTCGCGCAGGGGCAGCCGCCGCTGACGATGCGTCACGTGCTCGCGGCGATGATCAAGGCGCACGAAATTCAGGGATGTCTCGCGCTGGAGAATTCGTTCAATCAGGTCGGGCTCGATCACGTGGTGCTGGTCAAGGTGGCGTCGACGGCAGTCGTCGGCGAAATGCTGGGCCTGTCGCGCGACGAGCTGATCGATGCGCTCTCGCTGGCGTTCGTCGACGGGCAGAGCCTGCGCACGTATCGTCATGCGCCGAACACCGGCAGCCGCAAGTCGTGGGCGGCCGGCGATGCGACGAGCCGTGCGGTGCGCCTCGCGCTCATGGCGCGCACCGGCGAGATGGGCTATCCGTCGGTGCTCACGGCAAAGACGTGGGGCTTTTACGATGTGCTGTTCAGGGGCAAGCCGTTCGCGTTCCAGCGGCCTTACGGGTCGTATGTGATGGAGAACGTACTGTTCAAGATTTCGTTTCCGGCCGAGTTTCACGCGCAGACGGCTGCCGAGGCGGCGATGACGTTGCATCGACAGTTGCTGGCGATGGGACGTAGCGCGCAGGACATCAGGTCGGTGAAGATTCGCACGCACGCGGCAGCGATTCGCATCATCGACAAGCAGGGGCCGCTCGCCAATCCGGCGGACCGCGATCACTGCATCCAGTACATGGTGGCCGTGCCGTTGCTGTTTGGACGGCTGACGGCGGCCGACTACGAAGACGATGTGGCGGCCGACCCGCACATCGATGCATTGCGCGCGACCATCGTGTGCGAGGAAGATCCGCAATTCACGCACGACTATCACGATCCCGACAAGCGCTCGATTGCCAACGGCCTCACGGTCACTCTGAACGACGGCACGGTGCTCGACGAAGTGCTTGTGGAGTACCCGATCGGGCATCGACGACGCCGTGACGAAGGCATCCCGTTGCTGGTGGAGAAGTTCAAAACGAATCTGGCGCGTCGCTTCGCCGCACGGTCGCAGGCGCGTATTCTCGACGTGGCGCTGGATCAGCAACGGCTCGAAACCATGCCCGTCCATCAGTTTGTTGATTTGATGGTGTGAAGGGAGCGGGGCAAGGGCATGACGTACGTCCACACAATAGGAACGGCGCTGGTCGTCGGGGCGACGGGCGCGACGGGCCGACTTCTGGTACAGCAGTTGCTGGCGCGTGGCTGGCATGTGCGGGCGATTGTGCGCTCTGGCAAGCCACTTGAAGGGTTAGCCGCTCACGCTCAACTGTCGCTCGTGCAGGCCAGTGTGCTCGATTTGAGCGACGACGCGTTGGCCGACCATGTCGCCGGTTGCGACGCGGTGGCGTCCTGTCTCGGGCACAACCTCACACTCAGGGGTATCTACGGCGAACCGCGTCGACTCGTCACCGAAGCGACGCGTCGTTTGTGCCGTGCCATCAAGGTCAGCGGGCGGGCATCCGCGGTTCGCTTCGTGTTGATGAACACCTCCGGCAATCGCAATCGCGATCTGTTCGAACCGGTATCGTTCGCGCAGCGGTGCGTCATCGGCGCGGTTCGCCTGCTGCTGCCGCCACACGCCGACAACGAAGCGGCGTCGGACGTGCTGCGCGTCGAAGTCGGTCGCGACGATCCTGCCATTGAATGGGCGGTGGTGCGTCCGGACAGTCTTGTCGATCATGTCGACGTCACGGGATACGAAGCACACCCGTCACCCATCCGAAGCGCGCTGTTCGACGCAGGCAAGACGAGTCGCGTGAACGTCGCCCACTTCATGGCTGACCTGATGACGCAAGACGATGTCTGGTGCCGATGGCGACACCAGATGCCGGTGCTCTACAACGTCGACACCCCTTCGTCTGAGGCGCGTGACTTACCGCGCAGTCCACCCACCCAGTGAAGCGCGAGGGCCAGCACGCCGAGCGCAACACCCAGACTCACGACGCCCGTCCATCCGAAGCGTGCCATCAGCCATCCGCTCACCGTCGCGCCCACCGCGCCGCCAAAGAACGTCGCCGTCATATAGAGGCTATTGATTCGCCCCTGCGCTTTCGGGTCGACGGCGAAAGCGCGCGTCTGGTTGGACACGAGACCCGCCTGCACGCCGATGTCGAGCACGATCACCCCGATCACGAGCCACGCGAGCGAGAGGTTTGCCCCGCCGAGCAGCGCGTAACTGAGCGTGACGATGCCGATGCTCACGCCGACCACGCCGCGCGGTCCCAGCTTGTCGGTGGCGCGTCCGCCGAACGACGCGGCGAACGCACCGGCCGCGCCGATGATGCCGAATGCGCCCGCCCACGCACTGCCGAGATGCCACGGGCCGTCGGCGAGTAGTGCCGCCAGATTGACCCAGAACGCGTTGAAGCAGGCCCACAGCAGCGCCTGAATCGTCATCGACTCGCGCAGGGGACGATGGTCCCGAGCCAACGGCCACAACGATGCCAACAGACGACCATACGAAAGATCGGTGCTGGGACGCCCCTTTGGCAACAACATTGCGGCGGCGATCCACACCGGGATCATGAAGGCCGCTTCCACCCCGTAGACGGCGCGCCATCCGAACCCGTCACCGACGATGCCCGCAATCGTTCGCCCGAGCAGGATCCCGATCATGATGCCGCTCACGACGGTGCCCACCGCCCGGCCGCGCTGACTCGGCGCCGACATCACGGCGGCGAACGGCACTAGTTGCTGCGGCACGCAGCACACGATCCCCAGTCCGAACGATGCGCCGATCAACGCCCAGATGCCCGGTGCAAATGTCGCGGCGAGTGCGAAGCAGAAGGCCAGCGCAATTTGGACGAGCACGAGTTTGCGGCGGTCGTACCGGTCGCCCAGCGGCAGCAACAACGCGAGTCCGGCTGCGAAGCCAAGCAACGCGGCGGCCGCGACGAGATCCACCGTCCCGAGATCGACGCGCATGTCCGCAGCGATCAACGGCAGGATCGGCTGCGTGCAGTAAATATTGGTGACGACCGCACCGGCAATCGCGCCCATCATGACGATCTTGCTGCGCGAGGCGATCTCCTGTGCAGGTTGATGCGGGACGGTAGTGGCGGAAGGGACGGCGGGGGAGGCGGGGGAGGCGGGAGAGGCGGGAGAATTGGGGGAATTGGGCGGACGCACGATGCTCTCCTGATATGACGATCACGGGGACGGGAAGGGGCGGTGTCTCGCGACGACCGTGACCCACCCCGCTCAGGTCTCGACATTACGTGGTTGCATCCAGGTAGAGAATCCATCAAGATCGGGAATCATCTTTCCAAAATTTGGTAGGGTCCATGAATCGGCTCGAATCCATGTCGATCCTGATCGCGGTGGTCGATGCGGGCAGTTTGTCGGCCGCAGCCCGCGGGCTCGGCATGCCGCTGGCGACCGTCAGCCGCAAAGTCGGGGAACTGGAGGCGCATCTGAAAACGCGGCTGCTGCATCGCACGACGCGTCAGTTGTCGCTCACGGAAGCAGGCAGTGCGTATGTGGCCGCGTGTCGCAGAATTCTCGAAGAGATCGGCGAAGCGGAGCGCACGGCGACGGGCGAATATGCCACGCCGAAAGGCGAACTGGTGCTGACTGCGCCCGTCGTCTTCGGCCGTCTGCACGTGCTGCCGGTCGTGGCGGAATTTCTCGCGCAGTACCCGGAGATCGACGTCAGTCTCCTGCTGACCGACCGCGTCGTGCATCTGATGGACGAGCAGGCGGATGTGGCACTGCGCATCGGTCACTTGCCGGATAGCTCGATGGTGGCGTCGCGCATCGGCACTGTGCGACGCGTTGTCTGCGCCAGTCCGAACTTTCTGGCGACGCATGGTGAGCCGAAGAAGCCGCAAGACCTCGCCGGTCAGGCGTGTATTACGTTCGAGGTGCTGGCGTCGCGCCGTGCGTGGGAATTTGGCGAGGGGCGAACCGGGCAGTCGGTGCCGATTCACTCTCGACTCGCGGTGAATACCGCCGAAGCGGCGATCTCGGCCGCGGTGCTCGGTGTGGGTTTCGTGCGGGTGTTGTCGTATCAGGTGGCGCAAGCCGTGCGTGACGATGCGCTGCGCGTGGTGCTGGACGACTATGAGGCCGCCCCGCTCCCCGTCAATCTGGTGCACAAAGGGCAAACGCCGTTGCCCCTGAAGCTGCGCGCATTTCTCGACTTTGCCGCGCCACGTCTACGGGCGCGGATTGCCTGATTCTTGCGCTCAGCCCTTGTGCGTATAACGCAGCCGCGCCATCTGTTCGGCGCTATCGGTCAGCAGACCGGCGGCGTCGGCAATGGCTTTCTCCAGCGTGGTCGGACCAAACGTCAGCGAGAAGCAGCCCGAAAAGACGCGCGACAAACTCTCCAGTGCCGTGCGGTCGATAGCCCCTGAGAGGAGCGACGCCGTCGCGCCTGCCTTGATGGCGACCTGTGCGGCGATCATCGGCGTCTTGCCCGAGAGCGTCTGACCGTCGCTGCGACCTTCGCCGGTGATCAGCCAGTCGGCGCCTTGCACCGCTTGCGGCAGCCCCACGCGCTCGGCCACCACTTCGGCACCCGAGCGGAACTGCGCGCCCAGCAGATGCAGTGCGAAGCCAAGACCGCCCGCCGCCCCGGCGCCCGCACGGCTGGCGGCTTCGCTGGCGTTGAACGCGCGGTGTGCGTGCCCCGCAAAGTGGCCGATGGCACGATCGAGCGGTTCGACCTGCGCTTCGCTCACGCCTTTCTGCGGGCCGAAAATGGCCGTCGCACCTTGCTGGCCGTTCAGCGGATTGTTGACGTCCGACATGGCCACCAGTTCGCAATCCTTCAGACGTGCATCGAGCCCGTTCAGGTCGATCGACGCCACGCGATGCAGCGCTGCCGGGACCGGTTGCACTTCTTCACCGGCTTCGTCGAGCAAACGCGCGCCGAGGCCGACGAGCAGACCCGCGCCGCCATCGTTCGTACTGCTGCCGCCCAGACCGATCAGGACGCGGCGCGCGCCGGTGTCGAGCAGGGCACGCAGCAGTTCCCCCAATCCGACCGTCGAGCGCTCGGCCACCGGCGTTTGCATGCCGACCGGGTCGGTAATGCTGACGACGTTAGCGCTTTCGAGCACGCCCGTCCCGTCGGGCATGACGCCGTACTCGGCCGTCACCGACGCCTTGCCCGCGCCACGCACGGACAGCGGCACGCGTCGCCCGCCCGCCGAGAGCAGGGCGTCGAGCGTACCCTCGCCACCGTCGGCCATCGGGCGCAAGCGTAGATCGGCCTGCGGCAACACGCGGGCGATGCCTGCGGCGATGGCTTGCGCCACTTCAGGCGCGCTCAGCGAACCTTTGAAAGAATCGGGGGCGATGACGATGATCGGGGCTTGCGCATTGCTGGACATGGAAATCGGGACAGTCGCAAAAAGTGAAACGGGTTGGCTGGCGTCACGCGTGCTCGCTGTCCGCTTGTTGTTATCGCTTATGGCGTTCCGGCGAGGCGGTGAGATATCCGCAGACCGGTGGCAGAGCACACGCTGTCTCGCTGCCGGATGGGGCGCGAGGCGGTGCGGCGAGTGTGACAGAAACCAGCAATATACGCGATTCGGGCCTGCGCGCATTGCGCGAATTGCCATGCTATGAATAACGCGAGTAAGATGAGCGCCAACCAGCGGTACGTCGCCCGATAGGCTACAAGGCCCGTGCAATCGATGTGCGGGACGTGTGCGGGTGGGTGCCGGCCTGTCGTCTTGCAGATCGCGATTTGGCGGTAATCGGGACGACGTGGCGACCAACAAGACCAAGACGGCGCGCGCGAGGGCTTCGCACGGATGCATCAAGACATCCTCTGGCCACCGCACCATCGCGCGCCGGGATCAGATACCAGCATGTGTGGAGCGGGGCAA
This window of the Pandoraea sputorum genome carries:
- a CDS encoding glycerate kinase yields the protein MSSNAQAPIIVIAPDSFKGSLSAPEVAQAIAAGIARVLPQADLRLRPMADGGEGTLDALLSAGGRRVPLSVRGAGKASVTAEYGVMPDGTGVLESANVVSITDPVGMQTPVAERSTVGLGELLRALLDTGARRVLIGLGGSSTNDGGAGLLVGLGARLLDEAGEEVQPVPAALHRVASIDLNGLDARLKDCELVAMSDVNNPLNGQQGATAIFGPQKGVSEAQVEPLDRAIGHFAGHAHRAFNASEAASRAGAGAAGGLGFALHLLGAQFRSGAEVVAERVGLPQAVQGADWLITGEGRSDGQTLSGKTPMIAAQVAIKAGATASLLSGAIDRTALESLSRVFSGCFSLTFGPTTLEKAIADAAGLLTDSAEQMARLRYTHKG
- a CDS encoding LysR family transcriptional regulator, encoding MNRLESMSILIAVVDAGSLSAAARGLGMPLATVSRKVGELEAHLKTRLLHRTTRQLSLTEAGSAYVAACRRILEEIGEAERTATGEYATPKGELVLTAPVVFGRLHVLPVVAEFLAQYPEIDVSLLLTDRVVHLMDEQADVALRIGHLPDSSMVASRIGTVRRVVCASPNFLATHGEPKKPQDLAGQACITFEVLASRRAWEFGEGRTGQSVPIHSRLAVNTAEAAISAAVLGVGFVRVLSYQVAQAVRDDALRVVLDDYEAAPLPVNLVHKGQTPLPLKLRAFLDFAAPRLRARIA
- a CDS encoding MFS transporter: MASRSKIVMMGAIAGAVVTNIYCTQPILPLIAADMRVDLGTVDLVAAAALLGFAAGLALLLPLGDRYDRRKLVLVQIALAFCFALAATFAPGIWALIGASFGLGIVCCVPQQLVPFAAVMSAPSQRGRAVGTVVSGIMIGILLGRTIAGIVGDGFGWRAVYGVEAAFMIPVWIAAAMLLPKGRPSTDLSYGRLLASLWPLARDHRPLRESMTIQALLWACFNAFWVNLAALLADGPWHLGSAWAGAFGIIGAAGAFAASFGGRATDKLGPRGVVGVSIGIVTLSYALLGGANLSLAWLVIGVIVLDIGVQAGLVSNQTRAFAVDPKAQGRINSLYMTATFFGGAVGATVSGWLMARFGWTGVVSLGVALGVLALALHWVGGLRGKSRASDEGVSTL